Genomic window (Chryseobacterium bernardetii):
AATTACAGCTTAATGTAATGGAACCGGTGCTTTCTCATGCCATCATGGAAAATATCAATTTCCTTTGCAATGCATTAGATACCCTTCGTGATAAGTGTGTAGTAGGAATTACTGCCAACAAAGAAGTATGTCTGAATATGGTAAAACACAGCATCGGAATTGTAACGGCACTGAACCCTTATATTGGTTACAAACAATCTACACAGATTGCAAAAGAAGCTCTGGAAACCGGAAAAAGTGTTTATAACCTTGTTTTAGAGAAAGGAATTCTTTCACAGGAAAAACTGGACGAAATCCTTGATCCGAAAAACATGCTGAAGCCACACAACAAATAAAATAAAACAGTAAGTGATAAATGGTGTTTTCATCATTTATCACTTATCTTCATCACTTATAAAATACTCCGTGAGGTTTTTAATTATTATTCCTGCCCACAATGAAGAGCAGAACCTCTCATTTACTCTGGATTCTTTACAGCAGCAAAGTGGTAAGGATTTTAAAGTAGTGGTCGTTAATGATGGCTCTACAGACAGTACTCCTGATGTGATCAGGAAATATACAGAGACAGACTCCCGTTTTGAAACCATTAATCTCCAGAAATCAGAACACCAACCCGGTTCAAAAGTGGTTCATGCCTTTAAAAATGGCCTGCAGACACAATCTGTAGATGAGTTTGATATTATCTGTAAATTTGATGCTGATATCATTCTCCCCGAAAACTATCTGGAGACGGTAGAAAAAGCTTTTGTCAATAATCCAGGATATGGATTGGTAGGTGGCTTGCTGTATGTAGAGAAAGAAGGGAATTGGATATATGAGGGGAATTCCAATAAACACCATGTAAGAGGACCTATGAAAGCCTACAGGAAAGAATGTTTTGTTCAGATAGGAGGTTTAAGAGAAACATTAGGCTGGGATAATATCGATTCTATTTTATTGGAGCATCTTGGCTGGAAAGAAGTGGTCTTGCCTGAGCTTCATGTAAAACTAATCAAAGTAAAAGGAGCAGATTATACCATAAGGCCAGCCGATTATTACGGACGTTATTTCTATTTTTTAGGATTAAGCAGATTTCTGGCCTATATTGCAGCCTCAAAGGAAGCGATGAAAAGTAAGTCTCCATCATTTTTCTTTGATATTGTGAAGGCTTATGAAGGCTGTAAGTCTAAAAAGCTGGAGCTTAAAATCACACAAGAAGAACAAAGAGCAGTCAATGATCAGCGTTGGAGAATGCTGAAGAAAAAGTGGCTGAAAATGTGATAATAGATATAAATCAAAAAACAATAGATTTAGCCAAACCTGAAAATAATTCCAGTCAGTGAAAAAAATAGCTTACATAGAAATAGATACCCATGCAGAAATAGCACAGGCTTTCATGAATATTATGGAAGGGTCCCTACATTTCAGTGTAGATTATTATTTCTCTAAGCGGATCAAAGATCAGGTTGCTGAAACAGAATCAAACGTTTTTCTGTCTGACAGTTCTATGATTTTAGATCAGTTAAAAAGCAAAGAATATGATTTGGTGATTATTGGAACAGTTCATCGCTATTTTAATACATTTTTAGCGATAACAAAGAAATATAATACTACAATTATTACCCATAATCTCAATTTTACCAGAGCTTCAAAATTTGATTTAATAAAAAGTGTGTTCAAAGGTGATGTTATTTACAGATTAAAGCTGTGGTGGAAAGAAGGATTGCTGTATTCCGGTAAAGTGTATCAAAAATCAAAATCTCTGGTAGTGTTGGATGAGGCTTTGATTTCAGACAGATATCAGTTCCTGCCTCTTTTTTATACCAGAAATTTTGCCCGATCTGAGAATGAAAGTCTGATAATTGTTATTCCTGGCGGTGTTTCGCAGAAAAGGAGAGATTATAATCACATTTTTACGACCATTCAGAAAATACAATCAGACCGTAAATGTGAATTTATTTTTCTTGGAAAGGCAAAAAACAGGGAATTGAAGCAACTTGAAAAATTATCTTCAAACTTGCCGGAGAATATTTCTGTGACTTATTTTTCGGATAGAGTTTCTGCAGAAGACTTTGAAGTGTGGATGCGGAAAGCAGATGTGCTTTGGTGCCCTATTCAGCAGGAAACAGAATTTTTCAGCATAAAGGAAATATATGGGAAAACCAAGATGACAGGAAACCTTGGCGATTCCATTTCCTATGGAAAAATAGCTGTTTTTCCAAAGAATTACTCATCAGCACTAAAGTTTATTTTACCTGAAAAAGAAAATATCTTCCAACAGTTAAATGAAATTACCCAAACTTATTTCGATTTTCAAAAAAACTACAGCAGGGAAGAGGTTCAAAAATGTTTAGAACAGGTACTAAACGGCCTTATTGCCGGTTAAAAGCCTGTTGTCTTTATTTAAACTTAAAAATACTCTTGATAAACTTTGCATTCAGATAGTCTTCTATCGGGAAAATCTTTGTAAAATAATTTCCGACATAGATTAGTGCCAGTACTACAGCAGGTTTATAGATCAGGTTGATAAAGTTACTGTCAAAATTAGGTAAAACAATCGCTACAGTAATCGCTAAAGTACAGATGATAGAAATAAAGATCATCTCAATAGTTAATGGGGATACTTTGAAAACAATGTAGTTGAATAAAATCTTAACAACATTATAAATCGTAAGTGAAATAGCTGTGGATAAAGCAATTCCGATCAGTTTCAGGTCTGTGTTTTTGATGAAATAAAAATTCAGCCCAATTGTTAAACCGGCTAATAAAAGCATCACCAGAATGTTAAATCTGTAATATTTTGAAAGGGAGATGATGTTCCCATTGAATCCTGTGGCAAGGTCAATTAAAACGGCAGATCCCCAGATCCATACAACCGGTTCATATTCTCTGAGCATTACCCCGTTTTTAGGCATAAATTGAGTCAGATAAGGAAACCCTACCATAATACAGGAAAATAATACTGCCCCAAGGAAATATAAAGTTAATGAAGTTTTTTTGTGAAACTTATCCAGTCCTTCCATATCTCCGTCAGCAAGGTGCTTACTGATGATAGGTGCTGAAATATTGAATAACCCCAACTGAGGAATAGAGATCAGGGAAATGAGTGCATACAGCACAGAATAGATACCATTTTCTTCCATTCCCATGAATTCTCCGATCATAAAGCTGTTGATCGCCAGATAGTTTCCAAATGTTCCTAGGAAACCGAAAAAACTGTAGTTTAAAAATTCTTTCCAGAAATTATCCTTCTTGAAATAATCTGTGCTGATATCAAAATGGATTTTCTCAAGCTTATTGGTGTAATAAATATATCCGAAAAGCATCAGTGCAAATATTCCGAAGAAGAATGCTAACGCAATATTCTGAGATAGGGAAAAATAAAAAAAGAGGCAGAATGCTCCTAGATTGGCTATTTTCGGAAACAGGTTGTCAAAAATATTAGAAACAACAATTCTTTTATAATTAGAAGTGTATTTATTGAAAATTGCACAAAGGGATAAAACTAAAATAAGAGGTAAGATAATTCCTTTGATTTTCCAGGCTTCCGAACGGATGAATTTAGGATAGAAGTAGGGGAGAACAAAAAATACAACAGAAAATATAAGAAAGTTAATTAAGACAGTAACAAACGATAATGAAAGCATGTTCTGGTTTTTACCCTCTTTCTGTAAAGAATGAAAAAACTTTACATTGGCATAGGAAATTCCAAAAACAACAAAAGGAACAAGCATTTCTGCAGTCTGCATACTGTAGCGCAGTTTTCCATAAAATTCGAAGTCATTTGGAAAGATGAATATTGCAGAAACTGTGCCCAGCAAAAAACCTATATAACCGATAATGGAATATTTGAAGCCTTGTCTCGCTACTACGCTCATAAAGTTGTTTTAAGGGTTTTTAGGTATAAAAATAATATTGTTGATATACTGAGTTTTATTTTTTTCGTCGTTTGTATTTTGTAAAAGAATGTCTTCTGTAAGGATTTCCAGAGTGAAGCTGTTCCTGTTCAGGTATTTTACTTCATATCCCCAGCTTTGCACTTCAGAAATTTCATTCCATATAGGTGTTTGGTGATGCCTTTGTTCCATCTCAACCATTAAGGTAGGCATAAACTGTCTGATGGTTTCCTTAGCTCCCGAAAGAGTCTTTATTTCATTGCCTTCAACATCAATCTTGATAAAATCAAGTCTGTTAAAATGTTCCAAAGCGGCCCATTCGTCAAGCTTTATAACCTTTACTTTCTCAGTATAGCTTTTCTCTTCGCCTTTTTCTTTGTAGGCCGTATTTAAGGTACCACGCGAAGCAATGGTTTTTCCATTAATAACGGGAACTTTGAATTCCGCAATTGTATTTTCATCAGAAAGCGCCAGAGGAAGCACACGCATGTGGGGAAATAACCTTTTCAGTCTGGTATAAAGCTTTTTGTTGGGCTCAAAAGCATAAATATGTTCATGATCCAGCTTATCTTCCAACTGATACAGGAAAGTTCCTACATTGGCACCAATATCCAGTATTACAGCATTCTTTGGAAGGTATTCTTTGATCCATACCAGTTCCGGTTCTACATTGCGCTCCGAAAAATTATCTTTATTAAGATTGTTTAAGGTCTTAAAATATCTTTTCTTATAAAAATCCGGACTTATATATTGTAGTTTTTCTGCAATTTTTTGGTATAAAGACATCCTTAGCTTTTTGACGAACAGCAAAGATAAACAAAAAAGTAAAACTTCTCTTAAAAAATGTTAAATATAATGGGTTGATTTTCAGTTGATAGACTTTGTGCTCTGTTTTGTAATTGCTTGAACTTTAATATATTTTAAGTGTATTACAGACCCACCCCTGATCCATAGATTTTTTCAGAATTATAGAATATATTAAAACATCTCATAAAATTAATAACCATAGATTGGACGTATCTACACAAAGAATGGCATATTCAGAAAATCATTGAAAGGCTTCATCAGCTTAAAAATCTTACTCATATTCTTCACTGCATTTTTATCCAGTACCTCTTCGTCTTTCAGATGGTACAGGACAATAAAGTTTTTAAGTTTTAAATATTCAGCCATAGGATCTTCCTTATCAAAGCCCTGAGGAACCTTTTTCAGTTTATCATCCTGGTCAAGCTCCGGAAAATGTTTTTTGAAATCTTTTTGATTCAGGATTTTAAGAAAATCTTCACCATACAGGGAGATTTCCTTTCGCACTTCTTTCAATACCGAAGATTCAGGCATATAGATTCCTCCGGCCAGAAAAGATTTACCAGGTTCCATATGAAGATAGTATCCGCCTTTCTGATTTCCTTTTCCCATTCCCAGAGAGGCCCCGAAGTTGGTTTTATAAGGAGATTTATCTTTAGAGAAACGGGTGTCTCTGTAAATTCTGAACAGCGCTTTTTTGCTGTCTATTTTTGCAAGTTCTTCATCAAAACCGGACATTTTTTTAATCAGTTCATCTAAAAATGAAACTACATTTTGCTGAGCTTCCGTGTAAAGATTTTTGTTCTCATTAAACCATTCGCGGTTGTTGTTTTTATTTAATTTTTTCAAAAAATCAAACGTCTTGGAAGAAATGCTTGCAGACATATTGTATAAGGTGTTTATTTTGTTGTTGCTAAACCACGAATCTCAAAACCTGAAACTCGAAACTTATAATTCAAATGTACAAAAACTATTAATATCTCAGTAATGTGTTTAAACAGACAGGGAAAATGTTAAAAAAAATATTTTTCACGGTATTATTTTCGAAAATTCATAAATAACACGGAAAAAATCAATCCAATTTAATAAAAAAAAATAATATTTAATAATTTTTTAATTTGAAGCATATTTTTTTATATTTAATTTTCTAAAAATCGAAGATATATTAAAGGATTGTGAATTTAAGTTTGCATATTTAAAAATTTATTCAAAAACAAATCAAATATTTATTGTATCTTTGCAAAAATTTTAAAATAGTTAATGAATTTATTTACGGAAACCAATTTAAGTCCTGATATCCTTAAGGCAATTGGCGAACTGGGTTACGAAAGCCCAACAGAAATCCAAAAACAGACTATCCCTTTTATTCTTTCAGATATTCGCGATTTGATCGCACTTGCGCAGACAGGGACAGGCAAAACAGCAGCGTTTTCGCTTCCGATTTTGGATATGATTGACGATACGAGTCGCAAAATCCAATTATTGGTGCTTTGTCCGACACGGGAATTATGTCTTCAGATTTCTAAAGACATAAAGAATTACTCTAAATACATGAACATCAAAACTACTGCAGTTTATGGTGGAAGCAGTATTGTAGAGCAAATGAGATCTTTAAAAGAGAAACCACAGATTATTGTGGGAACGCCAGGTAGGGTAATTGACCTTATCAACAGAAAAGCATTAGACTTTTCTGCGATTCATTGGTTAGTATTAGACGAAGCTGATGAAATGCTTTCTATGGGATTCAAGGATGAATTGGAAACCATTCTAAGCGAAACCCCGGAAACGAAACAAACTTTCTTATTCTCGGCTACGATGAATAAAGAAGTGGAAAGGATTTCCAAAAACTATCTTACAAAACCACACCGTATTTCAGTAGGTTCTATCAATGAAGTGAAGAAGAACATTACCCACGAATACTATGTGGTAGGATACCGTCAGAAAAAAGAAGCATTAAAAAGATTAATTGATGCTAACCCTAACCAGTATTCCATCATTTTCTGCAGAACAAGAATGGAAACTCAGGAGGTTGCAGATTTCTTAATGCAGAACGGTTATGCAGCTGATGCCCTTCACGGAGACCTTTCTCAGGCGCAGAGAGATACGGTTATGAAGAAATTCAGATTGAAAAATATCGATATCCTTGTAGCAACAGACGTTGCAGCAAGAGGATTAGATGTAAACTCTCTTACTCACGTTATCCATTTCTCTTTACCTGATGATCCTGAAGTATTTGTTCACAGAAGCGGAAGAACAGGTAGAGCTGGTAAAGACGGTATTTCAATGGCTTTAATTAAGCCCGAAGAAAGCAGAAAGCTGAAACAGATCAAATCTGCTACTAAAATTGAAATCCACGAAAGAACAATTCCTACAGGAGACCAGATTATTAAGGCTCAGGTTGGAGGTGTTTTTGAAAAACTTTTCACAGAACACGAAGATCTTTTCGAATTTGATGATAGCTTAATCCCGGATCTAAGCAACTTCACAAAAGAAGAATTAGTACATCAGCTGTTACAATTCCAACTGAAAGATCTTGCGTTATATTACAAAGACAAACACGATCTTGTTGAGCAGAAGTTAAGCAGCAGAGATGATGATTACTCAAGAAGAGACCGTGGACGTGATAGAGACAGAGATAGAGGTCGCGACAGAGATAGAGGAGATCGAAGAGACAGAGATCGTGGTGGAAAACCAAGAAGAAAAGATGAAAACATGGTAAGATTCTTCTTCAATCTTGGTAAGAAAGACCATTTAAAGAAACTTGATGTTTTAGATATTATCAATAAGGCTACTGCTGGTGGAAAAACCAAGAAAAGAGCTGAAATCGGAGATATCGAGATTCTTGAGAAATTCTCTTTCTTTGAAGTTGAAAAATCATTCAAAGACAATGTTTTAAGTAACATTCAATCTATGAAATTTAAAGGAAAAGATATGAGAGCTGAAGTAGCTAACTAATCTCTTTCTATACCATACAAAACCGGCAGTAATGCCGGTTTTTTTATTTGGTAATCAGCGCATAAGCGAATGTTAACAAAACTTAATGTTATATAGTTTCAGGTACAATCCTTTTTTAAGAAATTTGCACACGAATTATAAATACTAAAAAATGGGAATTGGTAATATTTTCCACGCTTTTCAACCAAAAGATAAAATCTTCTTTGTACTTTTTGAGAAGGTAACTGAAAACCTAGTTGCAATGTCTGAAGAATTCAACGCTGGAATTAAGGATTTCGATCTTAATGACGATTCAATGCTGAAAAAAATGAGTGACTTCGAGCATAAGAATGACGAGCTTACTCACGAAATCTTCGTAGAACTGGGGAAAAATTTCATTACTCCTTTTGACCGTGAAGATATTCACACATTGGCAACAGGATTAGATGATATCGCTGACTATATCTATGCTTCTACAAAATATATCTTCTTATACAAATCTCCTGAGATGAAAGCTTATTCAGATTTCTCTCTGCTGATCCACAAAGCATGTCTTGAAATACAGAATGCCATGAAAAACCTTAAAGGGTTCAAGAATATGGAGCAGGTGAAAGAAGCTTGTATTAAAGTAAACTCTATTGAAAATATTGCAGATGACCTGCTTTCTAACTCAATGGTAGATTTATTTGAAACGAATGATGCAATTAACATTATTAAAGTTTCATCGGTATTGAACTATCTTGAAATCGTAACAGATAAAGCAGAAGATGTTGCCAATACAATTGAGAACATCATGATTAAATACGCCTAAAAGATAACAATACATAGCAAAAAATGGAATTTCCGATTTTACTTGTAGTTATTATTGCGTTGGCGTTAATTTTTGATTATATCAATGGTTTCCATGATGCAGCCAACTCGATTGCAACTATCGTATCTACAAAAGTTTTAACTCCATTCCAGGCTGTACTTTGGGCGGCACTTTGGAACTTTGCAGCGTTCTTTATTGCTGCTTACATTATTGGAGAATTCAAAATTGGTAATACAATTGCCAAAACAGTTAATGAGAACTTTATCACGCTTGAAGTTATATTTTCCGGTTTGGTGGCAGCCATTGCCTGGAATCTTTTGACATGGTGGTTTGGAATTCCTTCCTCATCATCACACACCCTGATTGGAGGGTTCCTGGGGGCAGCATTAATGCATGCTTTTATGATGGACTACCATGATGTGGCAGCAGCACAGCCAGGACTTGGGTTCTGGGGTACGGCTAAAGAAGCCTTAAGTCAGGTAACACACCAGAGTGTTGTAAAGTTTGATAAAGTAATTCCTATTTTCCTGTTCATTTTCATGGCACCAATCATAGGGATGGTTATTTCTGTTATCATTACACTGATAATTATACACCTTTATAAAAGATCAAACCCGCACAAAGCAGACCAGTCTTTCAAAAGACTTCAGTTAGCTTCTTCAGCTTTATTCAGCTTAGGACACGGTTTGAATGATGCTCAGAAAGTAATGGGGATCATTGGAGCTGCAGTAATTTATTATCACGTAAATATGCTTCAGGATGTACAATATTTGAATATTCCTTCTGCGGAACGTTTTGACTACTTTGCACAGCATTATATCTGGGTACCTTTGGTTTCCTTTATTGCCATTGCATTAGGAACAATGAGTGGTGGTTGGAAGATTATCAAAACAATGGGAACCAAGATCACTAAAGTAACTTCATTAGAAGGGGTAAGTGCAGAAACTGCAGGAGCAATTACTTTATTCATCACAGATCACTTTGGTATCCCTGTATCTACAACACACACCATTACAGGTTCTATCATTGGGGTAGGATTAACGAAAAGAGTTTCAGCGGTAAGATGGGGTATTACAGTAAGCTTACTTTGGGCTTGGGTATTAACTATTCCGATTTCAGCTTTAGTAGCTGGTATCACTTATCTTATTGTAACTTTCTTTTCTTAAGATAAAAAATCACAATTATCATATAAACTTTGTCCGTTTGGGCAAAGTTTTTTGTTTTATAAAGCCCCGAAAAATTGTATTTTTGTTCAAATTATAAGATTTTATGGAATTTTTAGACAGATACCAGCAGATTGTTGGGGACGCCATCAATAAGTACACTTTTAAGGATAAGCCTACAGAGTTATATGAGCCGATGAATTATATTATTTCCCATGGTGGAAAACGTCTTCGTCCCATTATGGTGCTGATGGCCTGTGATCTGTTTGGCGGAGACCTGAAGCAGGCAATAAAACCCGCTTTGGCAATAGAATTTTTCCATAACTTCACCCTGATCCATGATGATATTATGGATGAAGCCCCTTTAAGAAGAAATAAACCTACGATCCACACTTTACACGGTATCAATGTGGGAATTCTTTCCGGAGACGGATTAATGCTTAAAGCATATAAATTCTTTGAAGATCTTGAACCGGAAATTTTCAAAGCTTGTATCAGAATATTTACCCATACAGGACTTCTTTTATGTGAAGGACAGCAATATGATATTAATTTCGAAACACAGGAAAATGTGACTTTTGATGATTATATCAGAATGATTACTTATAAAACAGGAGTATTAAGTGCTTCTTCTTTTGAGATTGGAGCCCTGATTGCAAAAGCGGACTTTAAGGATGCCAAAGCGATCTTCAACTTCGGGAAACATATCGGTATCGCATTCCAGATTATGGATGATTATCTTGATGTATTCGGTGATCAGGCGCAGTTTGGTAAAAAACATGCCGGAGATATCTATGAAAATAAGAAAACAGTTCTGTACCTGCTGGCAAGAGAACATGCCACAGATGAAGAAAGAAAGGAACTGGATTACTGGTATTCTAAAAAAACAGAAAATATTGATAAGATCTACGGAGTTGAAAAGATCTTCAGAAGAACAAAAGTGGATGAAAAAGCACTTCGTCTGATCGAAAAACACAACGAGATCGGGCAGAGCTACCTTCAGAAAATTGATATTCCGGACGAAAAGAAAAAACCATTCATTGAGTTGGCGAACTATCTTTTAAGAAGAGAGAGTTAAGATGATCATTGGGCATTATGTAATCCGCACCTATCGTAAATTTAAGAACCAGGGATTGGGGACTAGATTTGTGATAGTGGGAATTCCGTTAATTCCGGTACAGAGCTTTTACATCTTTAAAGATACCGGCCGAACAATGGAGGTAGATTTATATTGGAAACAGGCGGTGAAGGTTTACTTTATCATGATTTCAGTATTCTATCTTTTCATTAAATACTTGAAGGGATCGGATTATGACGAAATGCCGTTTGAAAAGCTTTTATTGGTGGTGCTGGCGATTAATTTGCTGGTGTATTTCCTGTTTGATTCTTATACAAGAAAAGACAGGCAGATAAGGGAACTGCTTAGTAGATCTGTATACATTAATGCGCTTCCGAAATTTTTAGGACAAACAGCAGCTTATAATGTTCAATCAGGGTTTATCCGTTCCTTCAGGGAACATTTTGGAGCAAACTGGAAGGATGTGATGAAAAGCGGAACATATACCGATCAGCATATTCCACTTCTGTTTCCGATTTTACTGTATGATCTGTATTTATATGAAAACGAAGCCACAAAAAGACATTTTGAAACTGTTTTTAAAAGATACAAAGAACTTGAAAATATCGGATAATAGCCAATAAAATAAACCTGAAAAAGAAAAATAAAATATAGATAACAATAATAATAGGCTGCGGGTAAAAATGGTTTCCGGGCAACCTATTACCTACTACCAGGGACCTGCACAATGAAGTTCAGAACAGAAGTTGATATATCGAAATCGGAGAAAAAAATAGAAATTGAAGACCGGATATTTTCAATCGGATCCTGTTTTGCCTCAGAAATGACAGAATTATTGAAAGACGGACAGCTTCAAACTCTCAATAATCCCTTTGGAACAATATTTAATCCGTTTTCCATCAACAATGCGGTAAAAAGACTTCATGATTCGGAGTTTTATACAGAAGATGAGTTGATTATCTATAATGAAGAATATATTTCTTTAGATCACCACACCAGTTTTGATACAAGATATATTCATCAGACATTAGACAAGATTAATGAGGCTATTGAATCAGGAAATGCTTTCCTTCAGGAGGCCGACTGGATCATTATTACCTACGGATCCTCCTTTATTTATGAGTTTCTTCCAAAGCAAAAACTGGTAGCAAACTGTCATAAAATTCCACAGAAATTCTTTGAGAAGAGATTATTATCACACCAGGAGCTTACAGGCTCTATATACAATACCATTCTGGAACTAAAAGATATATGTAAGGAAGGAGTTCAGATTTTATTTTCTGTTTCTCCGGTGAGGCATACCAAAGATGGAATGGTTGAAAACCAGTTGAGTAAATCTAAGTTAATTACAGCTATTCATGAATCTATTTCTTTATTTGAAGACTGCCATTATTTGCCGGTTTATGAGATTTTGATGGATGACCTCAGAGATTACCGCTTCTACAAAGAAGATATGATACACCCAAGTACTCAGGCTGTTAATTATATTTTTGATAAGTTTGGGGATTCATATTTTTCAGATGAGACCAAGGAATTTATCAAGGAAAACTTTAAGATTATGAGAGCTTTGGAACACAGAACTAATGATGTAAAAGATCCTAAATTTATAGAGTTCAGAGAAAAATTGGATCAAAGAATAGAAAATCAACGGAAAAAAGTAAAGCATACCATTTTCAAATGATTGATTTTACTAGGATTGACTATCTGAAAAAGGGGAACGAAAGACAGATAAGAGCTTACGAAGTTCTTACAAAACATCGTATTTTTGAAAAGTTAAAATATTATTCACCAATTTTAGCAGGAACTATACCTATTGAAATTGATATAGAAGGAAGTGACCTGGATCTTATTTTTGAGGTAGATTTAAGATATAAAGAAAAGTTTATCAATGATTTAATGTTCAGTAATTTTATTCCTTACGGTGTGGAAATGGAATATCCCATCATAAACGGAGAAAGATGCATTACGTT
Coding sequences:
- a CDS encoding DUF4269 domain-containing protein gives rise to the protein MIDFTRIDYLKKGNERQIRAYEVLTKHRIFEKLKYYSPILAGTIPIEIDIEGSDLDLIFEVDLRYKEKFINDLMFSNFIPYGVEMEYPIINGERCITLNFMLEGLPIEIFGQNKPTVQQNAYLHMVAEHKILQEKGEEFKNKIIELKKQGMKTEPAFGRLLGLENPYEDLLKL
- a CDS encoding GSCFA domain-containing protein, encoding MKFRTEVDISKSEKKIEIEDRIFSIGSCFASEMTELLKDGQLQTLNNPFGTIFNPFSINNAVKRLHDSEFYTEDELIIYNEEYISLDHHTSFDTRYIHQTLDKINEAIESGNAFLQEADWIIITYGSSFIYEFLPKQKLVANCHKIPQKFFEKRLLSHQELTGSIYNTILELKDICKEGVQILFSVSPVRHTKDGMVENQLSKSKLITAIHESISLFEDCHYLPVYEILMDDLRDYRFYKEDMIHPSTQAVNYIFDKFGDSYFSDETKEFIKENFKIMRALEHRTNDVKDPKFIEFREKLDQRIENQRKKVKHTIFK